A portion of the Brevundimonas pondensis genome contains these proteins:
- a CDS encoding acetylornithine deacetylase/succinyl-diaminopimelate desuccinylase family protein, translated as MSAPTMQTVMDLIDGRTDELVALTQDLIRFPTINPPGEAYRPCAEYIGERLKKRGFTVEYVRGEGSPGDSDQYPRTNVIARWTGSEPGPCVHFNSHIDVVEVGAGWTVDPFGGEVKDGKVYGRGACDMKGGLAASIIAVEALIDSGLPLPGALEISGTVDEESGGYGGVAYLAERGWFSEPRVNHVIIPEPLNVDRVCIGHRGVWWAEIETKGRIAHGSMPFLGDSAIRHMGAVMEAFESKLYPAMAARHSDMPVVPEGARQSTMNINSIHGGQGEDFDGLPAPCVADSSRMIIDRRFLIEETLDDVKGEVKAILDGLAAQRHGFRYEMRDLFQVAPSMADRDGPVASTTAAAIETVLGKKAQFVCSPGTYDQKHIDRIGKLKDCIAYGPGVLDLAHQPDEWVGIDDMTNSAKVMARAAYDLLTRKRG; from the coding sequence ATGAGCGCCCCTACCATGCAGACCGTCATGGACCTGATCGACGGACGCACCGACGAACTGGTCGCCCTGACGCAGGACCTGATCCGCTTTCCCACCATCAACCCGCCGGGCGAGGCCTATCGCCCCTGCGCCGAATACATCGGCGAGCGCCTGAAGAAGCGCGGCTTCACCGTCGAATATGTGCGCGGCGAAGGCTCGCCGGGCGACAGCGACCAGTATCCGCGCACCAACGTCATCGCCCGCTGGACCGGCTCTGAACCGGGCCCTTGCGTCCACTTCAACAGCCACATCGACGTGGTCGAGGTCGGCGCCGGCTGGACCGTCGATCCCTTCGGCGGTGAGGTGAAAGACGGTAAAGTCTACGGTCGCGGCGCCTGCGACATGAAGGGCGGGCTGGCCGCCTCCATCATCGCAGTCGAGGCCCTGATCGATTCCGGCCTGCCCCTGCCCGGCGCGCTCGAAATATCCGGCACAGTGGACGAGGAATCCGGCGGTTACGGCGGCGTCGCCTATCTGGCCGAGCGGGGCTGGTTCTCCGAGCCGCGCGTCAACCACGTCATCATCCCCGAGCCGCTGAACGTGGACCGGGTCTGCATCGGCCACCGCGGCGTCTGGTGGGCCGAGATCGAGACCAAGGGCCGCATCGCCCACGGCTCCATGCCCTTCCTGGGCGACTCGGCCATCCGCCACATGGGCGCGGTAATGGAGGCGTTCGAGAGCAAGCTCTATCCCGCCATGGCCGCCCGCCATTCCGACATGCCGGTGGTGCCCGAAGGCGCCCGCCAGTCGACGATGAACATCAACTCGATCCACGGCGGTCAGGGCGAGGACTTCGACGGCCTGCCCGCCCCCTGCGTGGCCGATTCCAGCCGCATGATCATCGACCGCCGCTTCCTGATCGAGGAGACGCTGGACGACGTGAAGGGCGAGGTGAAGGCCATCCTCGACGGACTGGCGGCCCAGCGCCACGGCTTCCGCTATGAGATGCGCGACCTGTTCCAGGTGGCGCCCAGCATGGCCGACCGCGACGGTCCCGTCGCCAGCACGACCGCCGCCGCCATTGAGACGGTGCTGGGCAAAAAGGCCCAGTTCGTCTGCTCGCCCGGCACCTATGACCAGAAGCACATCGACCGCATCGGCAAGCTGAAAGACTGCATCGCCTACGGTCCCGGCGTGCTGGATCTGGCGCACCAGCCGGACGAATGGGTCGGCATCGACGACATGACCAACTCGGCCAAGGTCATGGCCCGCGCGGCCTACGACCTGCTGACCCGCAAGCGAGGATGA
- the leuB gene encoding 3-isopropylmalate dehydrogenase, with the protein MAAASDRPFKLLVLPGDGIGPEIIRETLRVVDWARNAGLRIELSEALAGGASIDAVGAPIAEDVVDQALASDAVLFGAVGGPKWDHLPRAQRPEMGILRLRQALDLYANLRPAVCFDELLDTSALKPELIRGLDILIVREATAGVYFSLPRANEVDADGQRRAYDTQAYTEAEIARVCRTAFELARTRQRRVCSVDKANVMETGALWRAVATEVAADYPDVELSHMYADNCAMQLVRRPDQFDVIVTDNLFGDILSDAAAALTGSLGLLPSASLSGLGKGGNSRGLYEPIHGSAPDIAGQGVANPIATILSFALCLRWSFDRADLADRLERAVRQVVSSGVRTPDIVEAGVAPVSTLQMTDAVLAALDAQFA; encoded by the coding sequence GTGGCCGCTGCATCTGACCGTCCCTTCAAACTGCTGGTCCTGCCTGGCGACGGCATCGGGCCTGAGATCATCCGCGAGACCCTTCGCGTCGTCGACTGGGCCCGGAACGCCGGGCTGCGCATTGAACTGAGCGAGGCCCTCGCAGGAGGCGCCAGCATCGACGCCGTCGGCGCGCCCATCGCCGAGGACGTGGTGGATCAGGCGCTGGCCTCTGACGCCGTCCTGTTCGGCGCGGTCGGCGGGCCGAAGTGGGACCACCTGCCCCGCGCCCAGAGGCCCGAGATGGGCATCCTGCGCCTGCGTCAGGCGCTGGACCTCTACGCCAACCTGCGCCCCGCCGTCTGTTTCGACGAACTGCTGGACACCTCGGCGCTGAAGCCCGAACTGATCCGGGGCCTCGACATCCTGATCGTGCGCGAGGCGACGGCGGGGGTCTATTTCAGCCTGCCCCGCGCCAATGAAGTAGACGCAGACGGCCAGCGCCGCGCCTATGACACCCAGGCCTATACCGAGGCCGAGATCGCCCGCGTCTGCCGCACGGCCTTCGAACTGGCCCGCACCCGCCAGCGCCGCGTCTGCTCGGTCGACAAGGCCAATGTCATGGAGACCGGCGCCCTGTGGCGGGCCGTCGCGACCGAGGTCGCCGCCGACTATCCCGACGTGGAACTGTCGCACATGTACGCCGACAACTGCGCCATGCAGCTGGTGCGGCGTCCCGACCAGTTCGACGTCATCGTCACCGACAACCTGTTCGGCGACATCCTGTCCGACGCGGCGGCGGCCCTGACGGGCTCGCTGGGCCTGCTGCCCTCGGCCTCCCTGTCCGGCTTAGGAAAAGGCGGCAACAGCCGGGGCTTGTATGAGCCGATCCACGGCTCGGCGCCCGATATCGCGGGGCAAGGCGTCGCCAACCCTATCGCCACCATCCTGTCCTTCGCCCTGTGCCTGCGCTGGTCGTTCGACCGCGCCGATCTGGCCGACAGGCTGGAGCGCGCCGTGCGGCAGGTCGTGTCCAGCGGCGTCCGCACCCCCGACATCGTGGAAGCCGGGGTCGCCCCCGTCTCCACCCTTCAGATGACCGACGCGGTTCTGGCCGCGCTGGACGCCCAGTTCGCGTGA
- a CDS encoding glucose 1-dehydrogenase, which yields MGENRSKRLEGKRAIVTGGASGFGAGIARRFAEEGARVIVADLNFEAARALAAELGDADLGVKADVSSAADVAALAETANRLLGGVDIVVNNAGVGHTPQPLDELSDDAFDRITNVNMRAIYLMSKAFVPAMKAQGSGAILNIASTGGVSPRPNLTWYNASKGWVITATRAMAVELAPFQVRVNALNPVAGDTPLLKTFMGADTPEVRAKFLASIPIGRFSTPEDMGAAAAFLCSDDASMITGVAMEVDGGRCI from the coding sequence TTGGGGGAGAACAGATCGAAGCGGCTGGAGGGCAAGCGAGCGATCGTCACGGGCGGAGCCTCCGGCTTCGGCGCCGGCATCGCGCGCCGCTTCGCCGAGGAAGGCGCCCGCGTCATCGTCGCCGACCTGAACTTTGAGGCCGCACGCGCCCTGGCCGCTGAACTGGGCGACGCCGATCTGGGCGTGAAGGCCGACGTATCCAGCGCCGCCGACGTGGCCGCTCTGGCCGAGACGGCGAACCGCCTGCTGGGCGGGGTCGACATCGTGGTCAACAACGCCGGCGTCGGCCACACGCCCCAGCCGCTGGACGAATTGTCGGACGACGCCTTCGACCGCATCACCAACGTCAACATGCGCGCCATCTATCTGATGTCGAAGGCCTTCGTCCCCGCAATGAAGGCGCAAGGCTCCGGCGCCATCCTGAACATCGCCTCGACCGGCGGGGTCAGCCCCCGCCCGAATCTGACCTGGTACAACGCCTCCAAGGGCTGGGTCATCACGGCGACGCGGGCCATGGCGGTCGAACTGGCGCCCTTCCAGGTGCGGGTGAACGCCCTGAACCCGGTGGCGGGGGACACCCCCCTGCTGAAGACCTTCATGGGCGCCGACACGCCCGAGGTGCGGGCGAAGTTCCTGGCCTCCATCCCCATCGGCCGTTTCTCGACGCCCGAGGACATGGGCGCCGCCGCCGCCTTCCTCTGCTCGGACGACGCCTCGATGATCACCGGCGTGGCCATGGAGGTGGACGGTGGCCGCTGCATCTGA
- a CDS encoding aldehyde dehydrogenase family protein: MIAPFPTDQVFIGGQWRAPVGGQTLAIENPSTGEALGTLAAGGTADIDAAVQAARTALDGPWGRMTAVERGRILARMGREVEARIDLLAELEALDVGKPLKQARNDVIALSRYLEFYAGAADKLHGETIPFQDGYTVYTLREPHGVTGHIIPWNYPMQIIGRSVVAALCVGNAVVLKPAEQASLTALAFAHVAADCGLPAGALNVVTGTGAEAGAALAAHPGINHLSFTGSTGVGVAIQQAAAINAVPVTLELGGKSPQLVFDDADLDKALPFLVNAGVQNAGQTCSAGSRVLVQRGVYDEVVRRMGERFNALTVGPAMDDRDVGPLVSKKQQAMVERYIEMGRADGLIAAQATLGDLPEGGAYVAPTLFANVAPDHSLAQQEIFGPAVVVIPFETEDEAVAIANGTDYGLVAGVWTADGGRQMRLAKRLRAGQVFINNYGAAGGVELPFGGVGKSGHGREKGFEALYAFTTLKTVAAHHG, translated from the coding sequence ATGATCGCGCCCTTTCCTACCGATCAGGTCTTCATCGGCGGCCAATGGCGCGCGCCGGTCGGCGGCCAGACGCTCGCCATCGAAAATCCCTCGACCGGTGAGGCCCTGGGCACGTTGGCGGCGGGTGGGACGGCGGACATTGACGCGGCGGTTCAAGCTGCACGCACGGCGCTGGACGGGCCGTGGGGCCGCATGACGGCGGTCGAGCGCGGCCGCATCCTGGCCCGCATGGGGCGCGAGGTCGAAGCCCGCATCGACCTGCTGGCCGAGCTTGAGGCGCTGGACGTCGGCAAGCCTCTGAAACAGGCCCGCAACGACGTGATCGCGCTGTCTCGCTACCTCGAATTCTACGCGGGCGCGGCGGACAAGCTGCACGGCGAAACCATTCCCTTCCAGGACGGCTATACCGTCTACACCCTGCGCGAGCCGCACGGCGTGACGGGGCACATCATCCCCTGGAACTACCCGATGCAGATCATCGGCCGCTCGGTCGTGGCCGCCCTGTGCGTCGGCAACGCCGTGGTGCTGAAGCCCGCCGAGCAGGCGTCGCTGACGGCGCTGGCCTTCGCCCATGTGGCCGCCGACTGCGGCCTGCCCGCAGGCGCGCTGAACGTCGTGACCGGCACGGGCGCCGAAGCGGGCGCGGCCCTGGCCGCCCATCCGGGGATCAACCACCTGTCCTTCACCGGCTCGACCGGGGTGGGCGTCGCCATCCAGCAGGCGGCGGCGATCAACGCCGTACCGGTGACGCTGGAGCTGGGCGGCAAGTCGCCCCAGCTGGTGTTCGACGACGCCGATCTGGACAAGGCCCTGCCCTTCCTCGTCAACGCCGGCGTCCAGAACGCGGGCCAGACCTGTTCGGCCGGATCGCGCGTGCTGGTCCAGCGCGGCGTCTATGACGAGGTGGTGCGCCGCATGGGCGAGCGCTTCAACGCCCTGACTGTCGGCCCCGCGATGGACGACCGCGACGTCGGCCCGCTGGTGTCGAAGAAACAGCAGGCCATGGTCGAGCGCTATATCGAGATGGGCCGCGCCGACGGCCTGATCGCAGCGCAGGCGACGCTGGGCGACCTGCCCGAAGGCGGCGCCTATGTGGCCCCGACCCTGTTCGCAAATGTCGCGCCCGATCATTCGCTGGCGCAGCAGGAAATCTTCGGCCCCGCCGTTGTCGTCATCCCCTTCGAGACCGAGGATGAGGCCGTCGCCATCGCCAACGGCACGGATTACGGCCTGGTCGCAGGCGTCTGGACCGCAGACGGCGGGCGGCAGATGCGGCTGGCGAAACGGCTGCGGGCCGGACAGGTCTTCATCAACAACTACGGCGCGGCGGGCGGGGTGGAACTGCCCTTCGGCGGCGTCGGAAAATCGGGCCACGGTCGCGAGAAGGGGTTCGAGGCGCTCTACGCCTTCACCACCCTGAAGACCGTCGCGGCCCATCACGGATAG
- a CDS encoding recombinase family protein, with product MSTEHQKYSTENQSEALAAYAARRGFEIVKTYADAGKSGLKLDGRAALQGLIADVRRGVADFDAILVYDVSRWGRFQDADESAYYEFICREAGIAVHYCAEQFENDGSLSATIIKSMKRAMAGEYSRELSTKVFAGQCRLITLGFRQGGPAGFGLRRQLVDELCHPKGELARGEQKSLQTDRVVLTPGPPQEVEVVRRLYRLFVLQRRSESEIAALLNAEGVMTDLGRPWTRSTVHQVLTNEKYIGNNVYNRRSFKLKAKRVLNTPDMWVRKDGAFEGIVEPDFFEAAQRIIQDRSRRFSDEELLGQLSALLEQKGWLSGLVIDEVEDMASSSTFRQRFGSLVRAYALIGYAPAKDFRYIETNRALRRLHPDIVAQVIDGVAQAGGTAARDETTDMITVNAEFTASIVLARCCETAGGALRWKIRLDQGLRPDITIAVRMQAGNEQIRDYYLLPWIEGGADPSLKLSPENGVRFDAFRFDDLDAFYDLTRRTELRAA from the coding sequence ATGTCGACCGAGCATCAAAAATACTCCACCGAGAACCAATCGGAAGCGCTTGCGGCCTACGCCGCACGGCGGGGATTTGAAATCGTCAAAACCTATGCCGACGCGGGGAAAAGCGGCCTGAAGCTGGATGGACGCGCCGCGCTGCAAGGCTTGATCGCCGACGTGCGCCGCGGCGTCGCCGACTTCGACGCCATCCTCGTCTACGACGTCAGCCGGTGGGGCCGGTTTCAAGACGCCGACGAGAGCGCCTACTACGAGTTCATCTGCCGCGAGGCCGGCATCGCGGTGCACTATTGCGCAGAGCAGTTCGAGAACGACGGCAGTCTCAGCGCCACCATCATCAAGAGCATGAAACGTGCGATGGCCGGTGAGTATAGCCGCGAGCTGTCGACCAAGGTGTTCGCCGGCCAGTGCCGGTTGATCACCCTCGGCTTCCGTCAAGGCGGACCGGCTGGGTTTGGATTGCGCCGCCAGCTGGTCGATGAGCTCTGCCATCCCAAGGGGGAGCTGGCGCGCGGCGAGCAGAAGAGCCTGCAAACGGATCGCGTGGTCCTAACGCCTGGACCGCCGCAGGAGGTGGAGGTGGTCCGCCGCCTTTATCGGCTATTTGTCCTTCAGCGACGTTCGGAAAGCGAGATCGCCGCCCTGCTCAACGCCGAAGGCGTGATGACCGATCTCGGGCGACCGTGGACGCGATCGACGGTCCACCAGGTGCTGACCAATGAAAAATACATCGGCAACAACGTTTACAATCGACGCTCCTTCAAGCTGAAGGCCAAACGGGTTTTGAACACGCCCGATATGTGGGTGCGCAAGGACGGCGCTTTCGAAGGCATCGTCGAGCCCGACTTCTTCGAAGCGGCGCAGAGAATCATTCAGGACCGCAGTCGGCGCTTCTCCGACGAGGAACTGCTCGGCCAGCTGTCGGCGCTCCTGGAGCAGAAGGGCTGGTTGTCGGGATTGGTCATCGACGAAGTCGAAGACATGGCGTCGAGTTCGACCTTTCGTCAGCGCTTCGGCAGCTTGGTGCGCGCCTACGCCCTGATCGGCTACGCGCCGGCGAAGGATTTCCGCTACATCGAAACCAATCGCGCGCTGCGCCGCCTCCACCCGGATATCGTGGCCCAAGTGATCGACGGGGTGGCGCAGGCCGGCGGAACGGCGGCGCGTGACGAGACCACCGACATGATCACCGTCAACGCCGAGTTCACCGCCTCCATCGTGCTCGCTCGGTGTTGCGAAACCGCCGGCGGGGCGCTGCGATGGAAAATTCGGCTGGATCAAGGGCTGCGACCGGACATCACCATCGCCGTCCGGATGCAGGCCGGCAACGAGCAAATCCGCGACTACTATCTTCTGCCCTGGATCGAGGGCGGCGCCGATCCCAGCCTCAAACTGTCGCCGGAAAACGGAGTGCGGTTCGACGCCTTTCGTTTCGACGACTTGGACGCCTTTTACGACCTCACACGACGGACGGAGCTGCGGGCGGCATGA
- a CDS encoding plasmid partitioning protein RepB C-terminal domain-containing protein: protein MSDIPEILMIPVNAITVLNPRARNKRVFQELVTSIERLGLKKPITVSQRPGRSRYDLVCGQGRLEAFMALGQESIPAVVIDAAEDDCFVMSLVENLARRQHTPLELVRAIGALRERGYSHGEIAAKVGFSREYIYAICFLLENGEEKLISAVERGVIPHTIAMEIAQAKEGDVQQALAQAYEDKAIPGNQVLAIRRIIEQRNTSGKGMNPRSRGARPAKPATPESLIRALQRETERQTAFVRRAGLTQSRLDFVVSALQHLLANDLFVALLRAEGFNTLPTALAARIGRERL from the coding sequence ATGAGTGATATTCCCGAAATCCTGATGATTCCGGTGAACGCCATCACCGTTCTCAATCCTCGAGCGCGCAACAAACGCGTGTTCCAAGAACTCGTGACCAGCATCGAGCGGTTGGGTTTGAAGAAGCCGATCACGGTCAGCCAGCGGCCTGGACGATCCCGTTATGATCTCGTCTGCGGGCAGGGAAGGTTGGAGGCCTTCATGGCGCTTGGCCAGGAGTCGATACCCGCTGTGGTGATCGACGCCGCCGAAGACGATTGTTTCGTCATGAGCCTGGTCGAGAACTTGGCTCGCCGACAGCACACGCCGCTGGAATTGGTGCGCGCCATCGGCGCCCTGCGCGAGCGCGGCTACAGCCATGGGGAGATTGCGGCCAAGGTCGGTTTCAGCCGCGAATATATCTACGCCATCTGTTTCCTGCTGGAGAACGGAGAGGAAAAACTGATCTCTGCGGTGGAGCGCGGGGTCATTCCGCACACCATCGCCATGGAGATCGCCCAAGCTAAAGAAGGCGATGTGCAGCAGGCCCTCGCCCAGGCCTACGAAGACAAGGCGATCCCTGGAAATCAGGTTTTGGCGATCCGCCGCATCATCGAACAACGCAACACCAGCGGGAAAGGCATGAACCCGCGCAGCCGCGGCGCTCGTCCGGCGAAGCCGGCCACGCCGGAATCGCTGATCAGGGCTTTGCAGCGTGAGACGGAACGCCAAACAGCGTTTGTCCGGCGGGCGGGATTGACCCAGTCGCGTCTCGACTTCGTCGTCAGCGCCCTTCAACACCTCCTGGCCAATGACCTGTTCGTCGCCCTCCTGCGGGCGGAAGGCTTCAACACCCTGCCGACCGCCTTGGCGGCGCGCATTGGACGGGAGCGTCTCTAG
- a CDS encoding plasmid partitioning protein RepB C-terminal domain-containing protein produces the protein MVEPLVVAQAGADGLYTLLDGHVRLSVLKARGEAAAQCVVAADDEAFTYNKRVNRLAPIQEHYMIVRAIDRGVSMQKLARALNVDVAAIRQRRQLLNGIHADVAELLKDKPVGINAFQKLRKMKPIRQLEVAELMVSANNYSANYAKALLVTTRPADLVKPKADKKGAGADHAERERLVRELAVVTHDYKALEVSYGDDALLLVIAAGFLERLLSRRPIEQFLASGHLEVLETFRGVIAAVSLEAPPAAA, from the coding sequence GTGGTGGAGCCATTGGTGGTGGCTCAGGCGGGCGCCGACGGCCTCTATACCCTGCTCGACGGCCATGTTCGCTTGAGCGTGTTGAAGGCCAGGGGAGAAGCAGCTGCACAGTGCGTGGTGGCTGCGGACGACGAAGCCTTCACCTACAACAAGCGGGTCAATCGCCTCGCCCCGATCCAGGAGCACTATATGATCGTCCGCGCGATCGACCGCGGCGTCTCCATGCAAAAATTGGCGCGGGCGCTGAACGTCGATGTGGCGGCGATCCGCCAGCGGCGACAGCTGCTGAACGGCATCCATGCCGACGTGGCGGAGTTGTTGAAGGACAAGCCTGTGGGGATCAACGCCTTCCAGAAGTTGCGGAAAATGAAGCCGATCCGCCAGCTGGAGGTCGCGGAACTGATGGTGTCGGCGAACAATTACAGCGCCAACTACGCCAAGGCCCTTTTGGTCACGACCCGTCCCGCCGACCTAGTCAAACCCAAAGCCGACAAGAAAGGCGCCGGCGCGGATCATGCCGAGCGAGAGCGTCTGGTGCGTGAGTTGGCGGTGGTGACCCATGACTATAAGGCGCTGGAGGTCTCTTACGGCGACGACGCCTTGTTGCTGGTGATTGCAGCGGGCTTCCTGGAGCGTCTGCTGTCTCGGCGGCCCATCGAACAGTTCTTGGCGAGCGGGCATCTCGAGGTGTTGGAGACCTTTCGGGGCGTCATCGCCGCCGTTTCACTTGAGGCGCCGCCGGCGGCGGCCTGA
- a CDS encoding DUF2779 domain-containing protein has protein sequence MDQAMDAVSGGSVVTLVRGARRYGLSKSKIAAFEQCPRKLWLSKHRPEAALVDDGAEARFATGHEVGEIACGLWPTGVMVEAEPDLAAAVARTRTLIDQGWSEPIFEATFEHDGVLVRVDVLLPMRDGWAIAEVKSSAGVKDYHLGDLATQAWVVARSGTPVSSACIRHIDSSFRLQREGDYAGLFRDAECLDLLADLIADRDAIVARARAVLAGDEPDVRAGEHCARPFACEFSSYCARHDPPGPDWPISLLPRTGRAIAARWAEEGLFDLNDLKPGVLANAVHERVREATVTGEAYLDRQGAIEATKGWAWPRAYLDFETIGPAAPRWVGCRPFQQIPFQFSCHIEAEGGEIIHTGFLSIDGGDPRRACAEALVAQLGAERCGAIIAYNAAFERRCVRDLAEAFPDLAQALIEIEARIVDLLPVTREVYYHRDQRGSWSIKAVLPTIAPDLAYDDLEVKDGGAAQQAWFEAARAETSNTRRDQLKAGLETYCERDTEAMIVLLRRLTGAGRVDGPGVGARP, from the coding sequence ATGGACCAGGCTATGGACGCCGTCTCTGGCGGGAGCGTCGTCACTTTGGTGCGCGGCGCGCGTCGCTACGGATTGTCGAAATCGAAGATCGCGGCCTTCGAGCAGTGTCCGCGTAAGCTCTGGCTGTCGAAGCACAGGCCGGAGGCGGCCCTGGTCGACGACGGGGCTGAAGCGCGATTTGCGACCGGCCATGAAGTCGGCGAAATCGCCTGCGGCCTGTGGCCTACGGGCGTGATGGTCGAGGCCGAACCTGATCTGGCCGCGGCGGTGGCGCGCACGCGCACCCTCATCGATCAGGGCTGGTCCGAGCCTATTTTCGAGGCGACATTTGAGCACGACGGCGTCCTGGTTCGGGTCGACGTGCTGTTGCCTATGCGGGACGGATGGGCGATCGCCGAGGTGAAGAGTTCGGCGGGGGTGAAGGACTATCATCTCGGGGACCTGGCCACCCAGGCGTGGGTGGTGGCCCGGTCGGGGACGCCTGTGTCGTCGGCCTGCATCCGCCATATCGACAGCAGCTTCCGGCTTCAGCGCGAGGGGGACTACGCGGGTCTTTTCCGGGATGCGGAATGCCTGGACCTCTTGGCCGATCTGATCGCGGATCGCGATGCGATCGTCGCTAGAGCCCGGGCCGTTCTCGCCGGCGATGAGCCCGATGTCAGAGCTGGCGAACATTGCGCCCGTCCGTTCGCTTGCGAGTTTTCGAGCTATTGCGCCCGCCATGATCCTCCCGGCCCCGATTGGCCCATCAGCCTGCTGCCGCGGACTGGAAGGGCCATCGCCGCGCGTTGGGCCGAGGAGGGCCTGTTCGACCTGAATGATCTCAAGCCGGGCGTCCTGGCCAATGCGGTGCATGAACGCGTGCGTGAAGCGACTGTGACGGGAGAGGCCTATCTGGATCGCCAAGGGGCGATCGAGGCGACGAAGGGGTGGGCCTGGCCGCGCGCCTATCTTGATTTCGAGACCATTGGACCGGCCGCGCCGCGGTGGGTCGGTTGCAGACCGTTTCAGCAGATTCCGTTTCAGTTCTCGTGCCACATCGAGGCCGAAGGCGGCGAGATTATTCACACGGGCTTCCTGTCGATCGACGGCGGAGATCCGCGGCGCGCCTGCGCCGAGGCCCTGGTCGCTCAGTTGGGCGCCGAGCGCTGCGGCGCGATCATCGCCTACAACGCCGCGTTCGAAAGACGCTGCGTTCGCGACCTGGCCGAGGCCTTCCCGGATCTGGCGCAGGCTCTGATCGAGATCGAGGCCAGGATCGTGGATCTGCTGCCGGTGACGCGCGAGGTCTATTATCACCGCGACCAGAGGGGGAGTTGGTCGATCAAGGCGGTTCTGCCCACGATCGCGCCTGATCTCGCCTATGACGATCTGGAGGTGAAGGACGGCGGCGCGGCCCAGCAGGCCTGGTTCGAGGCGGCCAGGGCCGAGACGAGCAATACGCGCCGGGACCAACTCAAGGCGGGGCTGGAGACCTATTGCGAGCGCGACACCGAGGCGATGATCGTCTTGCTGCGGCGACTGACCGGCGCCGGGCGGGTCGACGGGCCGGGGGTGGGGGCGAGGCCATGA
- a CDS encoding CsgG/HfaB family protein produces the protein MTIYQKVCVASAALALTVGATWAPPALATDMAAQQAETVQRTGLKRRVAVGRFTNSTPYGRLLQSPGQADPIATQASDMLVNALTSSQHFFVFERADLTALNAERLISEATAQNLVGVDALLLGSITQLGRRNEGKQGFLNSQRRQAVNATVEIRLVDVRTGRVFFSTSGSGEATTETGEVAGFGTRAGYDSTLNDRAVAAAIADTMTNVINQLQQRAWFTDVLRVSGETVFVSGGASQGLRVGDRFRVETPGETVVSAQSGLPITLPGSVVAEIELTGFFGDAPDAEGSTARLVSGALPQDITGLRVTEIK, from the coding sequence ATGACAATCTATCAAAAGGTTTGCGTCGCATCCGCGGCGCTGGCCTTGACGGTCGGCGCAACCTGGGCGCCGCCCGCCTTGGCGACCGACATGGCGGCGCAACAGGCTGAGACCGTCCAGCGTACGGGTCTGAAACGGCGCGTGGCCGTCGGGCGCTTCACCAACAGCACGCCTTACGGCCGCCTGCTGCAATCGCCGGGTCAGGCGGATCCGATCGCGACCCAGGCCAGCGACATGCTGGTCAACGCCCTGACGTCCTCGCAGCACTTCTTCGTCTTCGAACGGGCGGATCTGACGGCGCTGAACGCCGAGCGCCTGATTTCGGAGGCGACGGCCCAGAATCTCGTGGGCGTCGACGCCCTTCTGTTGGGTTCGATCACGCAGCTGGGCCGACGCAACGAGGGCAAGCAGGGCTTCTTGAACTCCCAGCGTCGCCAGGCGGTCAACGCCACGGTCGAGATCCGTCTCGTCGATGTGCGCACGGGGCGGGTCTTCTTCTCGACCTCGGGCTCGGGGGAGGCCACGACCGAGACGGGTGAAGTCGCTGGTTTCGGCACCCGTGCGGGCTATGACTCGACCTTGAACGATCGCGCCGTGGCCGCCGCCATCGCCGACACCATGACCAATGTCATCAATCAGTTGCAGCAGCGGGCCTGGTTCACCGACGTCCTGCGCGTATCGGGCGAGACGGTGTTCGTGAGCGGCGGCGCTAGCCAGGGTCTGCGCGTCGGCGACCGCTTCCGCGTCGAGACCCCGGGCGAGACCGTGGTCAGCGCCCAATCCGGCCTGCCCATCACCCTGCCTGGGTCCGTCGTGGCTGAAATCGAACTGACGGGCTTCTTCGGCGACGCCCCGGACGCGGAGGGCTCGACCGCCCGTCTGGTCAGCGGCGCCCTGCCTCAAGACATCACTGGCCTGCGGGTCACGGAGATCAAATAG
- a CDS encoding DUF4810 domain-containing protein: MRRLVSLAALAALMAVAACAPTSRFEWGAYEPALYAYSQSPERRDVYQTALEQAIERGRARDAVAPGLLAELGYLHLEAGDAATALKLFQEERTRFPESAQFMDRIIQKIDGGTAVAGGGN, encoded by the coding sequence ATGAGGCGCCTGGTATCGCTCGCGGCCCTGGCCGCCCTCATGGCCGTCGCGGCCTGCGCCCCCACGAGCCGTTTTGAATGGGGCGCCTATGAGCCGGCCCTCTACGCCTATTCGCAAAGCCCCGAGCGACGCGACGTCTATCAGACGGCGCTGGAACAGGCGATCGAGCGCGGTCGTGCGCGCGACGCCGTGGCGCCGGGTCTGCTGGCCGAGTTGGGCTATCTCCATCTGGAAGCGGGCGACGCAGCGACGGCGCTGAAGCTGTTCCAGGAGGAGCGGACGCGCTTCCCGGAGTCGGCCCAGTTCATGGATCGGATCATTCAGAAGATCGACGGCGGGACGGCCGTGGCCGGAGGGGGCAACTGA